DNA sequence from the Peteryoungia desertarenae genome:
AACCCTTGCGGCGATTGCGGATGTCCATGAACGGATAGAAGAAACCTTTCAGAATTTCTTCGCAGCGCGCGTTATTGCCAGCGCGAAGGGCCTGGTAGAATTCAACGGCAAGGCCGGGGACGAAATTAAAGACTGCGGAGGAATAGGTGGTAAAGCCTGCGCCAAGATAGGCTTCCGCAAAGAGTTCAGCCGTTGGCATCCCGCCAAGATAGATGAGACGATCACCCATGGTGGCGGTGATCTGTCGGACAAGACCGATCTCGCCCGTACCATCCTTGAAACCGATCAGGTTCGGGCATTCATCACACAGGCGCTGCAAGGTATCGACCGCAAGCACCGAATTATCCCGATTATAAACCATGACGCCGATGCCGACCGACTGGCAGATCGTCTTCACATGCTGGTACAGGCCCTCCTGCGGAGCGTCGATGAGGTAATGCGGGAGCAGCAGAATGCCGTCCGCGCCAGCTTTTTCTGCAGCTTTTGCGACTTCCACCCCGACGACGGAACCGAAGCCGCAACCGGAAACGATAGCTGTCTTGCCTGCAGCTTCCTTGGCGGTCGCGACGATACGGGGGATCTCTTGCGGGGACAGGGAGAAGAATTCACCGGTACCACCTGCAGCGAAGAGGACCGGCGCGTCATAACCCGATAGCCATTCCACATGGCGGGCATAGCTTTCCGGATGAAACTGCCCCTCATGGTCAAAATGGGTAACGGGAAAGGACAAAAGGCCCGCGCCGAGCGCGGCCTTGATTTCTTGCGGCGTCATAATCGAATTTCCTCTCTTGGCCTCCTCCGGCCAAGTTGTCATACGTATTATGCAGCCTTCTGTCAATACTCATCGTACAGGTTGTCTTTGCTCCCGCAGAAGTGCACGATAACGCGCCTGGCTGCCGCGCAAGTGGCGTCGCATGGCCTCGCGCGCGGCGTCTTCGTCACCACTGGAAATCGCTTCAACGATATCGGCATGTTCGGCATCGATCAGACGAATATAGGCGGCCTGATCGTCCTCGCTTTCTTCCCCGCGAAGCGCTGCGCGCGGGATGACGCTTTTGCCGATCATCGCCAGAAACTCCCGGAAGCGAGGATTATTAGTCGCTTCAGCGATGGCAAGATGGAGCGCAAAATCTGCGTCACTGCTGGATCGACCCGCTTCAAGACAGGCGCGAACGGCATAATGCCTGTCCAGGATCACCTCTTCCTGCGCCGGAGAGCGTCTGAGTGCCGCCAGACCCGCAGCTTCAACTTCCACCGCCGTTCTGAGTTCAAGAAGCTCGATCATGGAGGAGACGCGATCAAGATCGAGATGGGCAACGGATAAAGGCGAGGGCGTATTCTGTGCAAATTCCAGAACGAAAACCCCCGCACCCTGACGTGCTTCCACCAGCCTGTCCGCCCTGAGCGCCGCGACCGCCTCGCGCACGACCGTTCGTGAGACGCCATGGGCCTCTGACAGTTGCGCTTCACTGGGCAATTTTGCACCAGGCGGGTAGCGTCCGCTGACAATCTCGCGTCGCAAGGCGTCGCTCAACCGCTCCGTCAGAGTTCCGGTTCCGGCTTCCCGTTTGGCCTGTGATGCCATGCTTTCCCCCTGTCAATCTCAGTCATTGCCGCTTCATAGTCGTAAACCCGTCTGGGAGGTTCGCCAAGCAAAAGCAGCATTTCCTGTCAATATTGACTGAGAATACACCACCTGTATGATAAGTTGAACAGCCAATCGGCATATAAGGGAGTAATTTCGTGAAGAGACTGCTGGTAACAGGTGCGGCGGGTGGCCTTGGCAAGGCGATGCGCGGTCGATTGAAAAGCGTGGCTGACACCTTGAGGCTGTCCGATATCGTGGACTTGGGCGATGGGCAGCCCCATGAAGAGCTTTTCACCTGCGATCTTGGCGATCGGGATCAGGTCTTCCGGCTGGTCGAAGGCTGCGATGGCATTGTGCATCTCGGTGGTATTTCAGTCGAAGACAAGTTTTCCAAGATCATGAATGCCAATATTCTCGGTCTCTACAACCTTTACGAAGCCGCGCGCGCCAATGGCATGCCACGGATCGTTTTCGCCAGTTCCAACCATACGATCGGCTTTTATCAACAGAACGAATATCTCAACGGAGACGTTCCGTTTCGTCCCGATGGTCTCTACGGCGTCTCCAAATGTTTCGGTGAGGCGCTCGCACACATGTATCACGACAAGTTCGGTCAGGAGACAGCGCTGGTCCGGATCGGCAGTTGCATGGAAAAGCCGACCAATCATCGCATGCTGTCCACCTGGATGAGCCGCAATGATTTCCTGTCGATGATCGAATGCATCTTCCGCGTTCCCCGCCTGGGCTGCCCCGTCATCTGGGGCTGCTCGAACAATGACGCGAAATGGTGGGACAACGCGCATGTGTCCTATCTGGGCTGGAAGCCAAAGGACAATGCCGAGCAATTCAGGGCCGAACTTGACGCGACCGTCCCCAGACCAGCGCCTGAAGATCCAATCGCCATCTATCAGGGTGGCCCCTTTGTCCGCGATCCGATTTTCAAGGAAGACTGACGCCTCTGCCGCAGATCCGTGCTCACCGAATCGGGCCGCCTTCCAGCTTTGCCGGAGGCGGTCTTTTGCATTGGACCTGACAGCCAGTCCGCAGGCTGGGAGAGTTGTATGTCATCTGAAGTCACTGAGGTCGGACCGTTTCGATTGGCCCTCAGCGGTTTCCTGGCACCGCAATTAACGATCTCTCAAGAAAAGTCGCAACTTGCATAACGGGCTATGCCAAGTCGGTTAACAAGCCGTTGCTTTCAGCGCTGCTCGCCCATTAATTGCATCTTGGCAAATTAAGGGGTTAGTTACCATGTCTGTTGAAGATCCGCGTCAGTCCGCCTTTGAAAACAATGCAGCCGCTTCGGAATTCGAGACGGAGTTGAGCCTTGAGTTTGCTTCTGGCACAGACAGTTTTCCTGAGCTCGAAGTCGCGCAGGCGCAGACAACAGATACAACAGGCCCTATCCAGCAAGCGACCGCGGAGCCGGTTCCAAGTCGGATAATCCCCGACCAGAACAATGTCGTACGTCTTCCTGTGACCGTTTCAATTGACGAATTGCGTGTCGACGGACCTGATCTTATCTTGGTCCAGGCCGATGGTTCCGAAATCACCATTGTCAACGGCGCGGCGCGGATCCCGACCTTTATCATTGCAGATGTCGAACTGCCCCAGCAGGTCCTTTTCGCTGCCCTCGAAGACAGCAACATCAATGTTGCGGCTGGTCCGGATGGATCTTTCTCGGCATCCAGCCAGTCACCGAGCAGTGGCGGTGACTTCGATGACGGTCCCTTCGACGGTGGGCCGGAAGAGTTTGAGTTGGTCGGCCTTCTGGAGGGCACAAACTTCAGTGAGAGCCTTGCGGCGACCGACAATGGGGTGGACGATGGTGAGCCCTCGATCCCGTTTCCGCTGACTGCACCCTTCCTTTTTGATGAAGCCTTCATCGCAGATACGATTGCTGGCA
Encoded proteins:
- a CDS encoding NAD-dependent epimerase/dehydratase family protein; its protein translation is MKRLLVTGAAGGLGKAMRGRLKSVADTLRLSDIVDLGDGQPHEELFTCDLGDRDQVFRLVEGCDGIVHLGGISVEDKFSKIMNANILGLYNLYEAARANGMPRIVFASSNHTIGFYQQNEYLNGDVPFRPDGLYGVSKCFGEALAHMYHDKFGQETALVRIGSCMEKPTNHRMLSTWMSRNDFLSMIECIFRVPRLGCPVIWGCSNNDAKWWDNAHVSYLGWKPKDNAEQFRAELDATVPRPAPEDPIAIYQGGPFVRDPIFKED
- a CDS encoding FadR/GntR family transcriptional regulator, translating into MASQAKREAGTGTLTERLSDALRREIVSGRYPPGAKLPSEAQLSEAHGVSRTVVREAVAALRADRLVEARQGAGVFVLEFAQNTPSPLSVAHLDLDRVSSMIELLELRTAVEVEAAGLAALRRSPAQEEVILDRHYAVRACLEAGRSSSDADFALHLAIAEATNNPRFREFLAMIGKSVIPRAALRGEESEDDQAAYIRLIDAEHADIVEAISSGDEDAAREAMRRHLRGSQARYRALLREQRQPVR
- the kdgD gene encoding 5-dehydro-4-deoxyglucarate dehydratase, with the protein product MTPQEIKAALGAGLLSFPVTHFDHEGQFHPESYARHVEWLSGYDAPVLFAAGGTGEFFSLSPQEIPRIVATAKEAAGKTAIVSGCGFGSVVGVEVAKAAEKAGADGILLLPHYLIDAPQEGLYQHVKTICQSVGIGVMVYNRDNSVLAVDTLQRLCDECPNLIGFKDGTGEIGLVRQITATMGDRLIYLGGMPTAELFAEAYLGAGFTTYSSAVFNFVPGLAVEFYQALRAGNNARCEEILKGFFYPFMDIRNRRKGYAVAAIKAGVRLQGFDAGKVRAPLDDLTAEEEQMLAKLIEPWKR